One Methanobrevibacter sp. genomic region harbors:
- a CDS encoding DUF1611 domain-containing protein: protein MYSVKSVKDIQDLNPFIVVGCGGGGEKFSNLEGIETVGFIDDDVKKQGKQYCGQIVSSSLEECLKDAPEAKSLVIMLPIGAEGTALKYAVQAIDAGLNVVTSFRSLSIEENLSLKKFADSKNLIIKEIGPRLDVVERIAGVAPKKSCEVLPKISYTPKAPVIFVGGTSQECGKRTTTKMLGLASSERGLTPAIISTDEMGLEEPTDFNFRAGSLSAMDVPSAVLSAIKYVEETKKPDIIFIEGQSSLTENGNPHPRGLSAAILIGAAPDAVIVGHRPNHPYREPKGIEEEIRAIEAVEPTKVVGLSINLKNASLDLCTEYFEDTYNLPAEDVYNNGASKLLDAIFEYLEE, encoded by the coding sequence TTGTATTCAGTTAAGTCAGTTAAAGATATTCAGGATTTAAATCCATTTATAGTTGTTGGTTGTGGAGGTGGAGGAGAAAAATTCTCCAATCTCGAAGGTATTGAAACAGTAGGATTCATTGACGACGATGTTAAAAAGCAAGGAAAACAGTATTGTGGTCAAATCGTATCTAGCAGTTTGGAAGAATGTTTAAAAGATGCGCCTGAGGCTAAATCTCTGGTTATAATGTTGCCAATCGGTGCAGAAGGAACTGCTTTAAAATATGCTGTTCAAGCTATAGATGCAGGTTTAAATGTTGTCACTTCTTTTAGATCATTATCCATTGAAGAAAATTTATCTTTAAAAAAGTTTGCTGATTCAAAAAATCTCATAATTAAGGAAATCGGTCCTCGTCTTGATGTTGTTGAAAGAATAGCTGGTGTTGCCCCTAAAAAATCATGTGAAGTTTTACCTAAAATATCTTACACTCCTAAAGCACCAGTGATATTCGTTGGAGGAACATCTCAGGAATGTGGAAAAAGAACCACTACTAAAATGCTTGGTTTGGCAAGTAGTGAAAGAGGATTAACTCCTGCAATAATTTCAACTGATGAAATGGGATTGGAAGAACCGACTGATTTTAACTTTAGGGCAGGAAGTTTATCTGCAATGGATGTTCCGTCTGCAGTATTGTCTGCTATAAAATATGTTGAAGAAACTAAAAAACCGGACATTATTTTCATTGAAGGTCAATCCAGTTTAACTGAAAACGGCAATCCTCATCCAAGAGGTTTGTCTGCAGCAATTTTAATTGGTGCTGCTCCTGATGCAGTTATTGTGGGTCATAGGCCTAACCATCCATATAGGGAACCTAAAGGTATTGAAGAAGAAATTAGAGCTATTGAAGCTGTTGAACCGACTAAAGTTGTAGGTTTATCTATCAATCTTAAAAATGCTAGTTTAGATTTGTGTACTGAATACTTTGAGGATACCTATAATTTGCCTGCTGAAGATGTTTACAATAATGGCGCTTCTAAATTGTTAGATGCAATATTTGAATATTTAGAGGAGTAA
- a CDS encoding 3H domain-containing protein, with protein sequence MRKPYVILIGSASGIGKSTIAAELAKKLNIKHLIESDFIRAVVRGIIGKEYAPALHSSSYDAYKNIRNKSRYTSYDELVSAGFDDHASYVIPALEKIIQRAITDYDDIIIEGVHLVPGLINTEQFSDYANIYFFILSSDEESHKERFVKRAVQIHRGGKQLDFFKENRIIHDHLLNQARTNNVHIINSESIDQTLEKILGIINKSCMTIKLINEVEDLDDVINIIINENKGTLEKITYNIKGFKEPLIRNIGVSDSESANTFLKNINEDESKKEYLNELYKLSEYRQTTICASNPERLEKIVNELNKKGYVLNE encoded by the coding sequence ATGAGAAAACCTTATGTAATTTTAATTGGAAGTGCATCAGGAATTGGAAAATCAACTATTGCTGCTGAATTGGCTAAAAAATTGAATATTAAACATTTAATTGAAAGTGATTTTATAAGAGCAGTCGTCAGAGGAATAATAGGTAAAGAATACGCTCCAGCACTGCATAGCTCCTCCTATGATGCATATAAAAACATTAGAAATAAAAGCAGATACACCAGTTATGATGAGTTAGTATCTGCAGGATTTGATGACCATGCATCATATGTAATTCCTGCCTTGGAAAAAATTATTCAAAGAGCGATTACTGACTATGATGACATCATCATAGAGGGAGTTCATTTAGTTCCGGGATTGATTAACACTGAACAATTCAGTGATTACGCCAACATTTACTTTTTCATTTTAAGTTCCGATGAGGAGTCTCATAAAGAAAGATTTGTTAAAAGAGCTGTTCAAATACATAGAGGTGGAAAACAGCTTGATTTCTTTAAGGAAAACAGAATAATCCATGACCATCTTTTAAATCAAGCAAGAACAAATAATGTACACATCATCAATTCCGAATCCATTGACCAGACTTTAGAAAAGATTTTAGGCATAATAAATAAATCCTGCATGACAATTAAGCTTATTAACGAAGTTGAAGATTTGGATGACGTTATCAATATAATTATTAATGAAAATAAAGGAACCTTGGAAAAAATAACCTATAACATCAAAGGTTTTAAAGAACCATTAATAAGAAATATTGGCGTTTCAGATAGCGAATCAGCAAATACATTCCTGAAAAATATTAATGAAGATGAAAGTAAAAAGGAATACTTGAATGAATTGTATAAATTATCCGAATATAGGCAAACTACAATATGTGCCTCCAATCCCGAAAGATTAGAAAAAATTGTTAACGAATTAAACAAAAAAGGTTATGTTTTAAATGAATGA
- the dcd gene encoding dCTP deaminase has translation MGIEPLRDEKQIQPSSVDMRLGDEFKVFKVIRKPYIDPKDEEDIASYMESTVVPEGEAFIIHPNEFALATTLEYVKVPDDLVARVEGRSSMGRLGVTMHVTAGFIDPGFEGNITLEISNIGAMPVALYPGQRVCQIVFETMTSPAELPYGHPDRNSKYMGQTRPESSRVKLDYELKKD, from the coding sequence ATTGGAATTGAACCTCTCAGAGATGAGAAGCAAATCCAACCATCTTCTGTTGATATGAGATTGGGAGATGAGTTTAAAGTATTTAAAGTGATTAGAAAACCATACATTGATCCTAAAGATGAAGAGGACATCGCATCCTATATGGAATCAACCGTAGTGCCTGAAGGTGAAGCATTCATAATTCATCCAAATGAATTTGCCCTTGCCACCACTTTAGAATATGTTAAAGTGCCTGATGACCTTGTTGCAAGAGTTGAAGGTCGTTCAAGCATGGGCCGTTTAGGTGTTACAATGCACGTTACAGCAGGTTTCATTGACCCTGGTTTTGAAGGAAACATCACTTTGGAGATATCTAACATTGGTGCAATGCCTGTTGCATTATATCCTGGTCAGAGAGTATGTCAGATTGTATTTGAAACAATGACCTCCCCTGCAGAATTGCCTTATGGACACCCTGATAGAAATAGCAAATATATGGGTCAAACTCGCCCAGAAAGCAGTAGAGTTAAATTAGATTATGAATTGAAAAAAGATTAG
- a CDS encoding TatD family hydrolase yields MIDTHMHADARSGEDFKAMYLAGIDCAITCSYYPYKIPQDIVLLNHLNRILELDTKRAKEHGLELKVALGIHPTNSYVNPEKIFEKLYEWIETNSIIAIGEIGLEDLTANEIDIFKQQLDIASETKSKVIIHTPRKNKREVLKEILDILPQHIDENQAVIDHINPNVVEDVIDTDCMLGLTVQPQKMDKFEAISILDNYGFDRFLLNSDISNKESDPLSVPKTIRELTKQGFKKSDIEKVSEKNAKNFFRLKD; encoded by the coding sequence ATGATAGATACACATATGCATGCGGATGCCAGAAGCGGAGAAGATTTTAAAGCAATGTATTTAGCTGGAATAGATTGTGCAATTACCTGCAGTTATTATCCATATAAAATACCTCAAGACATTGTGCTTTTAAATCATTTAAATAGAATACTTGAGTTAGATACCAAAAGGGCAAAAGAGCATGGACTTGAATTGAAGGTTGCATTAGGAATCCATCCGACAAACTCCTATGTTAACCCTGAAAAAATATTTGAAAAGTTATACGAATGGATTGAAACCAACAGCATTATTGCCATTGGTGAAATTGGACTTGAGGATTTGACTGCAAATGAAATCGACATATTCAAACAGCAATTAGACATTGCAAGTGAAACCAAATCCAAAGTAATCATTCATACCCCCAGAAAAAACAAAAGGGAAGTTTTAAAAGAGATTTTAGATATCCTCCCACAGCATATTGATGAAAATCAAGCAGTAATTGACCATATAAATCCGAATGTTGTTGAAGACGTCATAGATACTGATTGCATGTTGGGATTAACCGTACAGCCTCAAAAGATGGACAAATTCGAAGCAATTTCCATTCTTGACAATTATGGATTTGACAGGTTCTTATTGAATAGTGATATCAGCAATAAAGAATCTGATCCTCTTTCAGTGCCTAAAACAATACGTGAATTAACAAAACAAGGATTTAAGAAAAGCGATATTGAGAAAGTATCTGAAAAGAATGCCAAAAACTTTTTTAGATTAAAAGATTAA
- a CDS encoding TDT family transporter, which produces MNFIEKIPVPISGLILALFSLGNLLQDIHPYLRYLCAGIGAVFLILIVFKVILYPNSIKEDFKNPVIVSSSGTFSMSLMILSTYLQPFIPRIAYTIWIIGIVLHILLIIYFTCHFIIRDFNISNVYPTYWIVYVGITLAAITANIHGIRQIDFIFFIIGFIGMLITTPLVVYREFIFRKIPDMNKPLTCIFTALFSILIVGYLNSAESISNEFAIGLYIIAAICYIFALYKFIKFRNLDFYPSFAAFTFPFVISALATKGIYTKISPNAVLNSILNIEIVIATVLVIYVLTRYLVFLKNS; this is translated from the coding sequence ATGAATTTCATTGAAAAGATACCTGTTCCAATTTCAGGACTAATCCTTGCATTGTTTTCTCTTGGAAACTTACTTCAAGACATTCATCCATACCTGAGATACCTATGTGCAGGCATTGGAGCAGTATTTTTAATTTTAATTGTTTTTAAAGTTATTTTATACCCAAATTCAATTAAGGAAGACTTCAAAAATCCTGTGATTGTAAGCAGTTCAGGCACATTTTCAATGAGTTTAATGATTTTATCTACATATCTCCAACCATTTATACCTCGTATTGCATATACCATATGGATTATTGGAATTGTGCTCCATATTTTATTAATAATTTACTTCACATGTCATTTTATCATACGTGATTTTAATATTTCGAATGTCTATCCCACCTACTGGATAGTCTATGTTGGAATTACCCTGGCCGCAATCACTGCAAACATTCATGGAATCCGCCAAATTGATTTCATATTCTTCATAATAGGATTCATAGGAATGTTAATAACTACACCACTGGTTGTATACCGTGAATTTATCTTCAGGAAAATTCCAGACATGAACAAACCTTTAACATGTATTTTTACAGCATTATTCAGCATACTGATAGTAGGATATTTGAATTCCGCTGAAAGCATTTCAAATGAGTTTGCAATTGGATTATACATTATTGCAGCAATATGCTACATATTTGCATTATACAAATTCATTAAATTCAGAAATTTAGATTTTTACCCAAGTTTTGCTGCATTTACATTCCCATTTGTCATCAGCGCTCTTGCAACTAAAGGAATTTATACAAAAATTAGTCCGAATGCTGTGTTGAACAGCATCTTGAATATAGAAATAGTTATAGCTACAGTTTTAGTAATTTATGTACTTACCAGATATCTGGTTTTTTTAAAAAATAGTTAA
- a CDS encoding winged helix-turn-helix domain-containing protein, whose amino-acid sequence MINLNENKNYLKNYDNVSEDVKYAANSIIRLKILASLFEKPQNMKELADNTKLNYSSISTTLNGLELKDFVYRESNKYFLSNSLKVQMQNVLELKEVVNLLNKFFNIIDGHVVDMVPNKSVAELYLLGKANLLESKGIDAYKINNFIENALNDAERVRCILPFYHISFNEKLNDLVNDDKHVEILVSQEIFNIFERNSEAKYLSSFKGKNNFLLIVTDKMMILGLFKEDGHFDQNRLLTSKNRDALKWSNNLYKTFKKKNK is encoded by the coding sequence GTGATTAATTTGAATGAGAATAAAAACTATTTAAAAAACTATGATAATGTATCTGAAGATGTAAAATATGCTGCAAACTCAATAATAAGATTAAAAATCTTAGCTTCATTGTTTGAAAAGCCACAAAATATGAAAGAGTTAGCAGATAATACTAAACTAAATTATAGCTCAATTTCAACCACACTAAATGGATTAGAATTAAAGGATTTTGTTTACCGTGAATCAAACAAATATTTTTTATCTAATTCGTTAAAAGTACAAATGCAAAATGTTTTGGAGCTTAAAGAAGTTGTAAATCTATTGAATAAATTTTTCAACATTATTGACGGACATGTCGTTGACATGGTCCCTAATAAATCTGTTGCAGAATTATATCTTTTAGGCAAGGCAAACCTTCTTGAATCCAAAGGCATCGATGCATATAAGATTAATAATTTTATAGAAAATGCATTGAATGATGCAGAAAGGGTACGTTGCATTCTGCCTTTTTACCATATCAGTTTCAATGAAAAGCTCAATGATTTGGTAAATGATGACAAACATGTTGAAATATTAGTTTCTCAGGAAATTTTTAATATTTTTGAGAGAAATTCTGAAGCAAAATATCTGTCTTCATTTAAAGGAAAAAATAATTTCTTATTAATCGTTACAGATAAAATGATGATTTTAGGTTTGTTTAAGGAAGATGGTCATTTTGATCAAAACCGATTGTTAACCTCTAAGAATAGGGATGCATTAAAATGGTCCAACAATCTGTATAAAACATTTAAAAAGAAAAATAAATGA
- a CDS encoding TrmJ/YjtD family RNA methyltransferase — MIKIGDAAVSEEKVVETTAMTSPEKKEESKSEKKSTSTKKAKSKPQSRGTARVKLIRDKEDEETSLFKENIYIVFVECETPGNVGFLARTMANFGLKNLVLINPPTLTNDAYYQATHGKYIVENAKIYKTLDEFYQSQRIDFKVASTGTVGGSYNLSRIPIKPEELGKSLNVSNKIAILFGREGDGLSNKEIGDCDICVSIPTDPTYPIMNISHAAAIIFYELFKNKHEFGVEGLNESTALEKDYLLKDMKELINSLDIPDHKKKNGLKTFNNIISRAFITSREAHTFKGILRRLKNKLGEQ, encoded by the coding sequence TTGATTAAAATAGGAGATGCTGCTGTTAGTGAGGAAAAAGTAGTTGAAACCACTGCAATGACTTCACCTGAAAAGAAAGAGGAAAGCAAATCAGAGAAAAAATCAACTTCCACAAAAAAAGCAAAATCAAAACCCCAATCCAGAGGAACAGCAAGAGTTAAACTTATAAGAGATAAGGAAGATGAGGAAACTAGCTTATTTAAGGAAAACATTTACATAGTTTTTGTTGAATGTGAAACTCCTGGAAACGTTGGTTTTCTTGCAAGGACAATGGCCAACTTTGGATTGAAAAATCTTGTATTAATCAATCCACCAACATTAACCAATGATGCTTACTATCAGGCCACTCATGGAAAGTATATTGTTGAAAACGCTAAAATCTACAAGACATTGGATGAATTTTACCAATCACAGAGGATTGACTTTAAAGTGGCTTCAACAGGCACCGTTGGAGGAAGCTATAATCTGTCAAGAATCCCAATCAAGCCTGAGGAACTTGGCAAATCATTAAATGTTTCAAACAAAATAGCAATACTGTTTGGAAGAGAGGGTGATGGACTTTCAAATAAGGAGATCGGAGACTGTGACATTTGCGTATCAATTCCAACTGATCCGACTTACCCTATCATGAACATATCCCATGCTGCAGCAATAATTTTCTATGAATTATTTAAAAACAAGCATGAATTTGGTGTAGAAGGTTTGAATGAAAGCACTGCCCTTGAAAAGGATTATCTTTTAAAGGATATGAAAGAATTGATAAACAGTTTGGATATTCCAGACCATAAAAAGAAAAACGGCTTGAAAACTTTCAACAACATTATTTCAAGAGCCTTTATAACAAGCCGAGAAGCGCATACATTTAAAGGAATCTTAAGAAGACTAAAAAATAAACTTGGTGAACAATGA
- the sepF gene encoding cell division protein SepF: MSFTDDLKRSLGFEETESSKKQKNNGPSIMDSIREVLKPKNPNRQQANPQQQYRPNPQQQYRPNPQQQYRPTPRPAQNPARPQPRQAPIYDDFDDVVITPEQSFYEIVLIRPKTIDDINYIVDQVIEEKNPVIVDLSFLEKESAPNFKLAGDKIKQMRARYGAQALLLSRSEEKNLIIISPKKVKVINKG; encoded by the coding sequence ATGAGTTTTACAGATGATTTGAAAAGAAGTTTAGGCTTTGAAGAAACAGAATCTAGCAAAAAACAGAAAAACAATGGGCCTAGTATTATGGATTCTATTCGAGAGGTTTTAAAACCTAAAAATCCTAATAGGCAACAAGCTAATCCACAACAGCAATATAGGCCAAATCCACAACAACAATATAGACCAAATCCTCAACAGCAATATAGGCCAACTCCTAGACCTGCACAAAATCCGGCTCGTCCTCAACCAAGACAAGCTCCGATTTATGATGATTTTGATGATGTTGTGATTACTCCTGAACAATCATTTTATGAGATTGTTTTAATCAGACCAAAAACAATTGATGATATCAATTATATTGTCGATCAGGTAATCGAAGAAAAAAATCCGGTCATTGTTGATTTGTCATTTTTGGAAAAAGAAAGTGCTCCTAATTTTAAATTAGCTGGAGATAAAATTAAGCAAATGAGAGCCAGATATGGAGCTCAGGCTTTATTGCTTTCACGTAGTGAAGAGAAAAATTTAATTATTATCTCTCCTAAGAAAGTAAAAGTAATCAATAAAGGATAA
- a CDS encoding 4Fe-4S binding protein: protein MRRISFAEISIFVVNRIFHWRFWIAGLTKKSKVAKKVINKMLFEKDEVLVLPNTIPINQKIESDGSDFLPTDVMKEVIKQCDDIVIMDTCLCRTSNKCEDYPQDIGCIFLGPTSRKIPRAIGHTATVEEALDHVDKADAAGLSHIIGRNKIDSVWMNVRPGEGLLTICHCCPCCCLWKVVPNLEDEIANKISRLDGVSVKINEDNCKKCLKCLKQDCMFDAIHLENGKITINQEMCRGCGLCANVCKFDAITVDYDNKTIDNVINRMYNLIEE, encoded by the coding sequence ATGAGACGTATAAGCTTTGCAGAAATAAGTATCTTCGTTGTAAATAGAATATTTCATTGGAGATTTTGGATTGCTGGACTTACAAAAAAATCAAAAGTGGCTAAAAAAGTAATCAACAAAATGCTTTTTGAAAAAGATGAAGTATTGGTTCTTCCAAATACCATTCCAATCAATCAAAAGATTGAAAGTGACGGTTCAGATTTCCTACCTACTGATGTAATGAAAGAAGTTATCAAACAATGCGATGACATTGTCATAATGGATACTTGTCTTTGCAGAACATCCAATAAGTGTGAAGATTATCCTCAGGATATTGGTTGTATTTTCCTTGGACCGACCAGCAGAAAAATTCCAAGAGCAATCGGACATACAGCAACCGTCGAAGAGGCATTAGATCATGTTGATAAAGCTGATGCTGCAGGTTTAAGTCATATTATTGGTAGAAATAAAATTGATTCCGTTTGGATGAATGTAAGACCCGGCGAAGGATTATTAACAATTTGTCATTGCTGTCCATGCTGCTGTCTGTGGAAAGTTGTTCCAAATCTGGAAGATGAAATTGCAAATAAGATTTCAAGACTTGATGGAGTTTCCGTCAAAATCAATGAAGACAACTGTAAAAAATGTTTAAAATGTCTTAAACAGGACTGCATGTTTGATGCAATACATCTTGAAAATGGTAAAATAACTATCAATCAGGAAATGTGTAGAGGCTGTGGTCTTTGCGCCAACGTTTGTAAATTTGATGCAATAACTGTTGATTACGATAACAAAACTATTGATAATGTAATCAATAGGATGTATAATTTAATTGAAGAATAA
- a CDS encoding ZPR1 zinc finger domain-containing protein: MNDETINEMIIKCPACGIEGVAKSIMKEIEIPHFGKVMETTIQCPSCGFKHSDIIALEQNDPAKYVLEINRNNLSIRVVRSQSATVIIPELGVKVEPGPKSEGYVTNVEGVLTRFESAVKKALNLFDDAESQKNANNILNQIQELKKGNGTATLIILDPFGQSNIVSENVEILEIPEEELSELKTGFSHIEDN, from the coding sequence ATGAATGATGAAACAATTAATGAAATGATAATTAAATGTCCTGCATGCGGCATTGAAGGTGTTGCAAAATCAATAATGAAAGAAATTGAAATACCTCACTTTGGTAAAGTAATGGAAACAACCATACAATGTCCATCATGTGGATTTAAACACTCAGACATTATTGCACTTGAACAAAATGATCCTGCAAAGTATGTTCTTGAAATAAATAGAAATAATCTGTCGATTCGAGTTGTAAGATCCCAATCTGCAACAGTCATCATACCAGAACTTGGTGTGAAAGTGGAACCTGGTCCAAAATCCGAGGGTTATGTGACAAATGTGGAAGGTGTTCTTACACGTTTCGAGAGTGCAGTAAAAAAAGCATTGAATTTGTTTGATGATGCTGAATCCCAAAAAAATGCAAATAATATTTTGAATCAAATTCAGGAGCTTAAAAAAGGCAATGGCACTGCCACTTTAATTATTCTTGATCCGTTCGGACAAAGTAATATTGTAAGTGAAAATGTGGAAATTCTTGAAATTCCTGAAGAGGAATTAAGTGAATTAAAAACAGGTTTTAGTCATATTGAAGATAATTAA
- the glyS gene encoding glycine--tRNA ligase: MNHDKMSNVSAKRGFLWPSFEIYSGVSGFTDYGPLGASLKNNIMQKWRKQYVSGEGFYEIEGPTVMPKEVLKASGHVDNFTDPMCKCEECGEVFRADHIIEEVIGEDVESLENEELDQIVIDNNIVCPECGGKLSNIWNYNLMFKTEIGAKGDKVGYMRPETAQGIFILFKRLERFFRGKLPFGAVQLGKAYRNEISPRQGVIRLREFTQAEAEIFLNPKDKTHPKFSQIEDVILRLNSQEVQENNLEPLEITAREALDKGIVANEMLIYQLYLARKFLTEIGIPEDVLRFRQHLAGEMAHYALDCWDVEVKTDKYGWVEIIGIADRGDYDLTSHSKFSNDELNVFVEYDEPKKVQKTIVKPNLSKFGPIFKGDSPKVKQAIEDADVEDIKSAIESDGKFTVELDKVYEVTEDLLIFEDVEEEITGEKIVPHVIEPSFGIDRITYSVLLHSFTETEGKDYFKFDKSVAPVQVGIFPLVNKEGPREIAQELTETLRMNGFTVEYDASGTIGKRYARADEIGIPLAVTVDFDSLEDNQVTVRDRDSEAQERIPIDELNNYLEKYYK; this comes from the coding sequence ATGAATCATGATAAAATGAGTAATGTTAGTGCTAAAAGAGGATTTTTATGGCCATCATTTGAGATTTACTCTGGAGTATCTGGTTTTACTGATTACGGACCTCTAGGAGCAAGTCTTAAAAACAACATCATGCAGAAATGGAGAAAACAATACGTATCCGGTGAAGGATTCTATGAAATTGAAGGTCCAACCGTAATGCCTAAAGAAGTTCTCAAAGCATCAGGACACGTTGACAACTTTACCGATCCAATGTGTAAATGTGAAGAATGTGGTGAAGTATTCAGAGCAGACCACATCATTGAAGAAGTAATCGGTGAAGATGTGGAAAGCTTAGAAAACGAAGAGCTTGACCAAATCGTCATTGACAACAACATTGTCTGTCCTGAATGTGGAGGCAAATTGTCCAACATTTGGAACTACAATTTAATGTTTAAAACTGAAATCGGTGCAAAAGGGGATAAAGTAGGTTACATGAGACCTGAAACAGCTCAGGGAATCTTTATTTTATTTAAACGTTTGGAAAGATTCTTTAGAGGAAAATTGCCATTTGGAGCTGTTCAACTTGGAAAAGCATACCGTAATGAAATTTCACCAAGACAGGGAGTAATCAGGCTCAGAGAATTCACACAAGCAGAAGCAGAAATATTTTTAAACCCTAAAGACAAAACACACCCTAAATTTTCACAGATTGAAGATGTTATATTGCGCCTAAATTCACAGGAAGTTCAGGAAAACAATTTAGAGCCTTTGGAAATTACCGCCCGTGAAGCGTTGGACAAAGGTATTGTTGCTAATGAAATGTTAATTTATCAATTATACTTAGCACGCAAATTCCTAACTGAAATCGGTATTCCGGAAGATGTTTTAAGATTCAGACAACACTTGGCCGGAGAAATGGCTCACTATGCTCTTGACTGTTGGGACGTTGAAGTTAAAACAGACAAATACGGTTGGGTTGAAATCATCGGTATTGCTGATAGAGGAGATTATGACTTAACATCACATTCAAAATTCAGTAATGATGAATTGAACGTTTTTGTTGAATATGATGAACCTAAAAAGGTTCAAAAAACCATTGTCAAACCTAACTTGTCTAAATTCGGACCAATATTCAAAGGAGATTCTCCTAAAGTAAAACAAGCAATTGAAGATGCTGATGTTGAAGATATCAAATCAGCAATTGAATCTGACGGCAAGTTTACTGTTGAATTGGATAAAGTTTACGAAGTAACTGAGGATTTACTCATATTTGAAGATGTTGAAGAGGAAATAACTGGTGAAAAGATTGTTCCTCATGTCATTGAACCGTCATTCGGTATTGACCGTATTACCTATTCAGTATTATTACACTCATTTACCGAAACTGAAGGCAAAGACTACTTCAAATTCGACAAGTCAGTAGCTCCAGTTCAAGTTGGAATTTTCCCTCTTGTTAACAAGGAAGGTCCTCGTGAGATTGCACAAGAGTTAACAGAAACCTTAAGAATGAATGGTTTTACTGTTGAATATGATGCAAGCGGAACTATCGGTAAAAGATATGCCAGAGCTGACGAGATAGGTATTCCTCTTGCAGTTACAGTTGATTTTGATAGTCTAGAAGACAATCAGGTTACTGTAAGAGACAGGGACAGTGAAGCTCAGGAAAGAATTCCAATTGATGAGTTAAACAATTATCTGGAAAAATATTATAAATGA